In a single window of the Terriglobales bacterium genome:
- a CDS encoding GAF domain-containing protein translates to MATQRPRFAVSYPELAAALLSSSEVTPRAHLIAQQLAGFFGDCAVVVYLFHEDAGWEAKATEGEVAFLEPLIAADFGTLGSMRAKQGAVVFTGPDLRREDYAHLNVRRTLASLAGVPFFVDDTLVGGVEILSFQQPIAQSALEDLAEFAKLAALGLSAGSAYENERNSQLESITRITQMYDLEKVFNSNLEMDDLMKMIASKFHEVM, encoded by the coding sequence ATGGCGACTCAGCGACCGCGATTCGCCGTCTCCTACCCTGAACTGGCAGCGGCCCTGTTGTCGTCGAGCGAAGTCACGCCGCGCGCGCACCTGATCGCGCAGCAGTTGGCGGGGTTCTTCGGCGATTGCGCGGTGGTCGTTTACCTGTTCCACGAGGACGCGGGCTGGGAGGCGAAGGCGACCGAAGGCGAGGTCGCTTTCCTGGAACCGTTGATCGCTGCCGACTTTGGCACCCTAGGCTCGATGCGGGCCAAGCAAGGGGCCGTGGTTTTCACCGGCCCGGACCTGCGGCGCGAGGATTACGCGCACCTGAACGTGCGTCGTACGCTGGCCTCGCTGGCCGGTGTTCCCTTCTTCGTGGACGACACCCTGGTGGGGGGGGTGGAGATCCTGTCGTTCCAGCAGCCGATCGCGCAGTCCGCTTTGGAGGACCTGGCGGAGTTCGCCAAGCTTGCCGCGCTAGGGCTGTCGGCCGGCTCGGCCTACGAGAACGAGCGCAACTCTCAACTCGAGTCCATCACCCGCATCACCCAGATGTACGACCTGGAGAAGGTCTTCAACTCCAATCTCGAGATGGACGACCTGATGAAGATGATCGCCTCGAAGTTCCACGAGGTGATG
- a CDS encoding STAS domain-containing protein, with translation MDIDVRKYSNVQVIRLRGDLKIGEAVDEFRRTVEDLLAGGDSRLVVSIGDVPMIDSSGIGVLVRSLTTAKQKGGSLKLVNPSKLALQTLKIVGLLSLFEVFDDDAAAVESYG, from the coding sequence TTGGATATCGACGTTCGCAAGTATTCCAACGTGCAGGTCATCCGGCTGCGGGGCGACCTGAAGATCGGCGAGGCGGTGGACGAGTTCCGCCGCACCGTCGAAGACCTGCTGGCCGGCGGTGACTCCCGCCTAGTGGTCAGCATCGGCGACGTTCCCATGATCGACTCCAGCGGCATCGGGGTGCTGGTGCGGTCGCTGACCACCGCCAAGCAAAAGGGCGGCTCCCTGAAGCTGGTGAATCCCTCCAAGCTGGCCCTGCAGACACTGAAGATCGTCGGGCTGCTCAGCCTGTTCGAAGTCTTCGATGACGACGCGGCGGCGGTCGAGTCCTACGGCTAG